One Paraburkholderia flagellata genomic window carries:
- a CDS encoding ABC transporter ATP-binding protein produces the protein MSRAPGRIDVRALTVEVGPPHARFAALDSLDVDIAPGEFVCVLGPSGCGKSTLLGAIAGHLPATQGEIAVDGLAVDRPHPERGLVFQQHTLFPWKRVIDNVAFGLKMKGVGAHERRREAAELLALVGLAGFESHYPAQLSGGMQQRVEIARVLINRPRILLMDEPFGALDAQTRRMMQTLLLDIWAQIRTTVVFVTHDIDEALFLGDRILMLSQRPARLIADIAVPLARPRNDESTTEAGFIDIKRRCLAFLREAA, from the coding sequence GTGTCGCGCGCGCCCGGGCGCATTGACGTGCGCGCGTTGACCGTGGAGGTCGGCCCGCCGCACGCGCGCTTCGCCGCACTCGACTCGCTCGACGTCGACATCGCGCCCGGCGAGTTCGTTTGCGTACTCGGGCCGTCCGGCTGCGGAAAGTCCACGCTGCTCGGCGCCATTGCGGGCCACCTGCCGGCCACGCAGGGCGAAATCGCCGTGGACGGCCTCGCGGTCGATCGCCCGCATCCCGAGCGCGGCCTCGTATTCCAGCAGCACACGCTGTTCCCCTGGAAGCGCGTGATCGACAACGTGGCCTTTGGCCTGAAGATGAAGGGCGTCGGCGCACACGAGCGCCGTCGCGAAGCCGCCGAACTGCTCGCGCTGGTCGGCCTCGCGGGGTTCGAGTCGCACTATCCCGCGCAGTTGTCGGGCGGCATGCAGCAGCGTGTGGAGATCGCGCGCGTGCTGATCAACCGTCCGCGCATTCTACTGATGGACGAGCCCTTCGGCGCACTCGACGCCCAAACGCGCCGCATGATGCAAACGCTGTTGCTCGACATCTGGGCGCAGATCCGCACGACCGTCGTGTTCGTCACGCATGACATCGACGAAGCGCTGTTTCTCGGCGACCGCATCCTGATGCTCTCGCAACGACCCGCGCGCCTCATCGCCGATATTGCGGTGCCGCTTGCGCGGCCGCGTAACGACGAGAGCACGACCGAAGCCGGCTTCATCGACATCAAGCGCCGCTGCCTTGCGTTTTTGCGCGAAGCGGCGTAG
- a CDS encoding ABC transporter permease has translation MSATLDLAARQRPVVREPALTGTAPRRAPMRRRAWRAGSIVLFVAAWQAVVHFRLSLGIVTFANVPSPADAIPALWALLHSPKLPMHLAASLTRVLAGFCASAVVGVGLGLAIGRYRALEDVLLPPLELLRPIPAVAWIPLAILMFPSSELSMMFITFIGALFPILLNTIHGVEAVDPRLVATARGLGTRSLSLYTEVVLPGAAPSIFTGLSIGMGTAWFCLVTAEMIAGQYGIGYFTWESYTLQNYADIVVGMALIGVLGMGSSLLVKRIGAALTPWYRLRGARQ, from the coding sequence ATGTCCGCCACGCTCGACCTCGCAGCCCGACAACGCCCGGTAGTCCGCGAGCCGGCACTGACTGGAACCGCGCCGCGCCGTGCACCGATGCGCCGCCGCGCATGGCGCGCCGGTTCGATCGTGCTGTTCGTGGCCGCCTGGCAAGCGGTCGTGCATTTTCGCCTCTCGCTTGGCATCGTCACGTTCGCGAACGTCCCCTCACCCGCCGACGCCATTCCCGCGCTATGGGCGCTGCTCCATTCGCCCAAGCTCCCGATGCATCTCGCCGCGAGCCTGACTCGCGTGCTGGCGGGCTTCTGCGCGTCGGCTGTGGTCGGCGTCGGACTAGGACTCGCGATCGGCCGTTATCGCGCGCTTGAAGATGTGCTGCTGCCGCCGCTCGAACTGCTGCGGCCCATCCCGGCAGTCGCGTGGATTCCGCTCGCGATCCTGATGTTTCCCTCTTCGGAACTGAGCATGATGTTCATCACGTTCATCGGCGCGCTGTTTCCCATCTTGCTGAACACGATCCACGGCGTGGAAGCCGTCGATCCCCGCCTCGTCGCCACCGCGCGAGGCCTCGGCACGCGCTCGCTGTCGCTCTACACGGAAGTCGTGTTGCCAGGCGCGGCGCCTTCGATCTTCACAGGCCTTTCCATCGGCATGGGCACCGCCTGGTTCTGCCTCGTGACCGCGGAGATGATCGCCGGTCAATACGGCATAGGCTATTTCACCTGGGAATCCTATACGTTGCAGAACTACGCCGATATCGTCGTCGGCATGGCGCTGATCGGCGTGCTCGGCATGGGCAGCAGCCTGCTCGTCAAGCGCATTGGCGCAGCGTTGACGCCGTGGTATCGCCTGCGGGGAGCCCGCCAGTGA
- a CDS encoding ABC transporter substrate-binding protein: MKTRQRILRLLAAPLLFAAATTVQAETIRVAIGTQDTTINCATGGLLIRELHLLDKYLPHTGKYANVTYDVQWKDFTSGAPLTNEMVAGKLDFGAMADFPGSLNGAAFQKAGRKSLFITVLEGSTEGSGNGIVVPINSPVHSIADLKGKTISVPFASTSHGMLLRAIKAQGWNPDTDVNIITQAPEVAGSALKAGKIDAHADFVPFADLFPYRGIARKIYDGAQSHAPTFHGALVDAAYAQKYPEVVVAYLRAAIEANRLIAEDPEKYSLLIEKVTGIEAPVDYLYHGPLGLQTRDLTWKPEYRQALATAIDTLKLLKKTDVNLDANTFVDDRYIREAFKESGLDYDAALKNYTRQPLVANDALTGKPIRDLIAVTQVWVANEAHVRNYANAAEGFAALAKLEQSGSKVRAVYVQDHDSGQKLFASDAWYVRDAHGGVTAFLQKAGADAYAQHTSGAVVDYAAAKTGAQQALASR; encoded by the coding sequence ATGAAAACACGCCAAAGGATTCTTCGCCTTCTCGCCGCGCCGCTTTTGTTCGCCGCTGCAACTACCGTCCAGGCCGAGACGATTCGCGTCGCGATCGGCACCCAGGACACGACGATCAACTGCGCGACGGGCGGCCTCCTGATCCGCGAACTGCATTTGCTCGACAAGTATCTGCCGCATACCGGCAAATACGCGAACGTCACTTACGACGTGCAATGGAAAGACTTCACTTCCGGTGCGCCGCTCACGAACGAAATGGTGGCAGGCAAGTTGGACTTCGGCGCCATGGCGGATTTCCCGGGCTCGCTCAATGGCGCGGCATTCCAGAAGGCCGGGCGCAAGAGCCTCTTCATCACCGTGCTCGAAGGCAGCACCGAGGGCAGCGGCAATGGCATCGTCGTGCCCATCAACTCGCCGGTGCATTCGATCGCCGACCTGAAGGGCAAGACGATCTCGGTGCCGTTCGCCTCGACCTCGCACGGCATGTTGCTGCGCGCGATCAAGGCGCAAGGCTGGAACCCCGATACCGACGTGAATATCATCACGCAGGCGCCGGAAGTGGCCGGCAGCGCGCTCAAGGCCGGCAAGATCGACGCGCACGCCGACTTCGTGCCGTTCGCCGACCTCTTCCCGTATCGCGGCATCGCCCGCAAGATCTACGACGGCGCGCAAAGCCATGCGCCTACCTTCCACGGCGCGCTCGTCGATGCCGCGTACGCACAGAAGTACCCTGAAGTCGTGGTCGCGTATCTGCGTGCAGCCATCGAGGCGAACCGCCTGATCGCAGAGGACCCCGAAAAATATAGTCTGCTGATCGAGAAAGTGACGGGCATCGAAGCGCCTGTCGATTATCTCTATCACGGCCCGCTCGGCCTGCAAACGCGCGATCTCACCTGGAAGCCGGAGTACCGCCAGGCGTTGGCGACCGCCATCGACACGCTGAAACTGCTCAAGAAAACGGATGTCAATCTCGATGCGAACACGTTCGTCGACGACCGCTACATCCGCGAAGCGTTCAAGGAGTCGGGGCTCGACTATGACGCCGCGCTGAAAAACTACACGCGGCAACCGCTTGTGGCGAATGACGCGCTGACTGGCAAGCCCATTCGCGATCTCATCGCGGTAACGCAGGTGTGGGTTGCGAACGAGGCGCACGTGCGCAACTATGCGAACGCGGCGGAAGGGTTCGCCGCGCTCGCGAAGCTCGAACAATCCGGCAGCAAGGTGCGCGCGGTGTACGTGCAGGACCACGACAGCGGCCAGAAACTCTTCGCCTCCGACGCCTGGTACGTGCGCGACGCGCATGGCGGCGTCACCGCCTTCCTGCAGAAGGCGGGCGCCGATGCCTATGCACAGCACACGTCGGGCGCCGTCGTGGACTATGCCGCCGCAAAAACGGGCGCGCAGCAGGCCCTCGCTTCGCGCTAG
- a CDS encoding 4Fe-4S dicluster domain-containing protein, with product MSYTPHDIFQRSSAPVTIDEDRCIADKGCTVCVDVCPLDLLAIDVSKGKAYMQFDECWYCMPCERDCPTGAVKVDIPYLLR from the coding sequence ATGTCCTATACGCCGCACGACATCTTCCAGCGCAGCAGCGCGCCCGTCACGATCGACGAAGACCGCTGCATTGCCGACAAGGGCTGCACGGTATGCGTGGACGTGTGCCCGCTCGACCTGCTCGCGATCGATGTGAGCAAAGGCAAGGCCTACATGCAATTCGACGAATGCTGGTATTGCATGCCCTGCGAGCGCGACTGCCCGACCGGCGCAGTCAAGGTCGACATTCCGTACCTGTTGCGCTAG
- a CDS encoding fumarate reductase/succinate dehydrogenase flavoprotein subunit encodes MNIEVLEYDIVVVGGGTAGPMAAIKAKERNPALKVLLLEKANVKRSGAISMGMDGLNNAIIPGHATPEQYTREITVANDGIVDQEAVYAYARHSFTTIEQLDRWGVKFEKDGNGDYAVKKVHHMGAYVLPMPEGHDVKKILYRQLKRSRIEITNRIVATRLMTDAQGRVSGVFGFDCRTAQFHVVRAKAVILCCGAAGRLGLPSSGYLMGTYENPTNAGDGYAMAYHAGAALANLECFQINPLIKDYNGPACAYVTGPLGGFTANGKGERFIECDYWSGQMMWEFYQELQSGNGPVFLKLDHLAEETIQTIEQILHTNERPSRGRFHAGRGTDYRQQMVEMHISEIGFCSGHSASGVYVNSRAETTVPGLYAAGDMAAVPHNYMLGAFTYGWFAGANAAEYVAGHEHASLDEGQIAAERARIYAPLERENGLAPAQVEYKLRRMVNDYLQPPKVTRKMEIGLQRFDEIAEDIESIKANNAHELMRAAEVRAIRDCAEMAARASLFRTESRWGLYHHRVDYPQRNDADWFCHTHLRKDASGRMASEKRAVEPYIVPLAQADRGAYDQLRIREAVELVT; translated from the coding sequence ATGAATATCGAAGTGCTCGAATACGACATCGTGGTCGTCGGCGGCGGCACGGCCGGCCCGATGGCCGCCATCAAGGCCAAGGAGCGTAACCCGGCGCTCAAGGTGCTGTTGCTCGAAAAAGCCAACGTCAAGCGCAGCGGCGCGATCTCGATGGGCATGGACGGCCTGAACAACGCCATCATTCCCGGCCACGCCACGCCCGAGCAGTACACGCGCGAGATCACCGTCGCGAACGACGGCATCGTCGATCAGGAAGCCGTCTATGCGTATGCCCGGCACAGCTTCACGACCATCGAGCAGCTCGACCGCTGGGGCGTGAAGTTCGAGAAAGACGGCAACGGCGACTACGCCGTGAAGAAGGTCCATCACATGGGCGCTTACGTGCTACCCATGCCCGAAGGACACGACGTGAAAAAGATTCTGTACCGGCAGCTCAAGCGCTCGCGCATCGAAATCACGAACCGCATCGTCGCCACACGGCTCATGACCGACGCGCAGGGCCGCGTAAGCGGGGTGTTCGGCTTCGACTGCCGCACGGCGCAGTTCCACGTGGTGCGCGCGAAGGCAGTGATCCTGTGCTGCGGCGCGGCCGGGCGTCTCGGCCTGCCCTCATCCGGCTACCTGATGGGCACTTACGAGAATCCCACGAATGCGGGCGACGGCTACGCCATGGCGTATCACGCCGGTGCCGCGCTCGCGAACCTGGAATGCTTTCAAATCAATCCGCTTATTAAGGACTACAACGGACCGGCATGTGCGTATGTCACCGGTCCGCTGGGTGGCTTCACCGCGAACGGCAAGGGCGAGCGCTTCATCGAATGCGACTACTGGAGCGGCCAGATGATGTGGGAGTTTTATCAGGAACTGCAGAGCGGCAACGGTCCCGTGTTCCTGAAGCTCGACCATCTCGCCGAAGAAACGATCCAGACCATCGAGCAGATCCTGCACACCAACGAGCGCCCGAGCCGCGGCCGCTTTCATGCGGGCCGGGGCACCGACTACCGGCAGCAGATGGTCGAGATGCATATCTCCGAGATCGGCTTTTGCAGTGGGCACAGTGCGTCGGGCGTCTACGTGAATTCGCGTGCCGAGACGACCGTGCCCGGACTGTATGCGGCAGGCGACATGGCAGCGGTGCCTCACAACTATATGCTCGGCGCGTTTACCTACGGCTGGTTCGCGGGCGCAAACGCGGCCGAATACGTGGCAGGCCACGAGCACGCGAGCCTCGACGAAGGCCAGATCGCCGCCGAACGCGCGCGCATCTACGCGCCGCTCGAACGCGAAAACGGACTCGCTCCGGCGCAGGTCGAGTACAAGCTGCGCCGCATGGTGAACGACTATCTCCAGCCGCCCAAGGTCACGCGCAAGATGGAGATCGGCCTGCAGCGCTTCGACGAGATTGCCGAAGACATCGAGTCGATCAAGGCCAACAATGCGCACGAGTTGATGCGCGCCGCCGAAGTGCGCGCCATCCGCGACTGCGCGGAGATGGCCGCGCGCGCCTCGCTGTTCCGTACGGAAAGCCGCTGGGGGCTGTATCACCACCGGGTCGATTACCCGCAGCGCAACGACGCCGACTGGTTCTGCCACACGCACCTGCGCAAGGACGCATCCGGCAGGATGGCGAGCGAAAAGCGCGCTGTCGAGCCGTACATCGTCCCGCTCGCGCAAGCGGATCGAGGCGCCTACGATCAGTTGCGCATTCGCGAAGCCGTGGAACTCGTCACCTAA
- a CDS encoding GntR family transcriptional regulator: MSRTNLVALSPQPLYVQIKDTLRERILTGTYAPHSQMPSEHELCALFGVSRITVRQALGDLQKEGLVFRLHGKGTFVSKPKAFQNVTSLQGFAEAMSSMGYEIVNQLRNFKIIKANRHVAQRLNLPEGAPVAEIHRVRMLNREPVSLELTWVPEALGKRLANADLVTRDIFLILENDCGVPLGHADVSIDAILADDDIARALRVEDGSPVLRIERLTHDASGNPIDYEYLYFRGDAFQYRLRVDRQKTRAKGRKTQ, from the coding sequence ATGTCACGAACGAATCTGGTGGCGCTTTCCCCCCAGCCGCTCTACGTCCAGATCAAGGACACGCTGCGCGAGCGCATCCTGACCGGCACCTATGCACCGCACAGCCAGATGCCCTCAGAACACGAGCTATGCGCCCTGTTCGGGGTCAGCCGCATTACCGTGCGCCAGGCGCTTGGCGATCTGCAAAAGGAGGGCCTGGTGTTCAGGCTGCACGGCAAGGGCACGTTCGTCTCGAAGCCCAAGGCATTCCAGAACGTGACCTCGCTACAAGGCTTCGCGGAAGCGATGTCGTCGATGGGCTACGAGATCGTCAACCAGTTGCGCAACTTCAAAATCATCAAAGCCAATCGCCACGTCGCGCAACGTCTGAACCTGCCGGAAGGCGCGCCCGTCGCGGAAATCCACCGCGTGCGCATGCTCAACCGCGAACCCGTTTCGCTCGAACTGACGTGGGTGCCCGAAGCACTCGGCAAGCGGCTCGCCAACGCCGACCTCGTCACGCGCGACATCTTCCTGATTCTCGAGAACGACTGCGGCGTGCCGCTCGGTCATGCCGATGTGTCGATCGACGCGATTCTCGCTGACGACGACATCGCCCGCGCCCTGCGCGTGGAGGACGGCAGCCCCGTGCTGCGCATCGAGCGCCTGACGCACGACGCATCCGGCAATCCCATCGACTACGAATACCTGTACTTCCGCGGCGACGCCTTCCAGTACCGGCTGCGCGTCGACCGCCAGAAAACCCGTGCAAAGGGAAGGAAAACGCAATGA
- a CDS encoding PP2C family protein-serine/threonine phosphatase produces the protein MTGGLLWSSASRTDVGRVRALNEDACLDLPQKGLWAVADGMGGHTAGDLASGMIVRSLGGLAAPNTLTSYLAAARGTLQTVNHQLREEAARRGVRMIGSTVAVLMARGREFGWLWAGDSRIYLYRDAQLEPLTTDHSYVAELQAQGHLSAEAARHHPSQHLITRAVGAADWLDLDEGRIVVRDGDLFLLCSDGLSNEVQAPGMVRALEAGDCQQATETLVEMALQAGGRDNITAVVVKVDDPVASDRTLVNPAVGR, from the coding sequence GTGACAGGCGGATTGTTATGGAGCTCGGCATCGCGCACGGACGTAGGCCGTGTACGGGCGCTCAACGAAGATGCATGTCTCGATCTGCCCCAGAAGGGCCTTTGGGCAGTGGCCGACGGCATGGGCGGGCACACGGCGGGCGATCTTGCCAGCGGCATGATCGTGCGTTCGCTCGGTGGCCTGGCCGCTCCCAACACGCTCACCAGCTACCTGGCCGCGGCGCGCGGCACGCTGCAGACGGTGAATCACCAGTTGCGCGAGGAAGCGGCGCGGCGCGGGGTGCGCATGATCGGCAGCACCGTTGCCGTGCTGATGGCGAGGGGGCGCGAATTCGGCTGGCTATGGGCAGGCGACAGCCGCATCTATCTGTACCGCGATGCGCAGCTCGAACCGCTCACCACTGACCATAGTTACGTGGCGGAGCTGCAGGCGCAGGGGCATTTGAGCGCCGAAGCGGCGCGCCACCATCCATCGCAGCATTTGATAACACGGGCCGTCGGTGCGGCAGACTGGCTTGATCTCGACGAAGGCCGCATCGTCGTGCGCGACGGAGACCTCTTTTTGCTATGCAGCGACGGGCTGAGCAATGAAGTGCAGGCACCCGGGATGGTGCGGGCGCTCGAGGCCGGCGACTGCCAGCAGGCAACTGAAACGCTCGTGGAGATGGCCTTGCAGGCGGGCGGGCGCGATAACATCACTGCGGTGGTCGTGAAGGTGGATGATCCTGTTGCGTCGGATCGGACGCTTGTTAATCCTGCTGTGGGGCGTTGA
- a CDS encoding lecithin retinol acyltransferase family protein produces the protein MSPDLQPTLHTEEPPLGAHLVSRRAGYSHHGIYVGAGRVVHYAGLCVSLHSGPIEEVTLERFAAGCEVAIVAHPCAAFTGREAVARARSRLGEDRYRLLSNNCEHFCTWCVNGKGRSEQVRTCIAHPLAGLRVVRALVRARRAHARDAYIVQAA, from the coding sequence ATGAGCCCCGACCTTCAACCGACGTTGCACACAGAGGAACCGCCGCTCGGCGCGCATCTCGTGTCGCGTCGCGCGGGCTACAGCCATCACGGCATCTATGTCGGTGCCGGGCGCGTCGTCCACTACGCCGGGCTGTGCGTATCGCTCCATAGCGGTCCGATCGAAGAGGTCACGCTCGAACGTTTCGCAGCGGGCTGCGAAGTCGCCATCGTCGCGCATCCGTGCGCGGCCTTCACGGGGCGCGAAGCCGTGGCGCGTGCGCGCTCGCGTCTGGGCGAAGACCGTTACCGCCTGCTCAGCAACAACTGCGAACACTTCTGCACCTGGTGCGTGAACGGCAAGGGCCGCAGCGAACAGGTCCGCACGTGCATTGCCCATCCGCTCGCCGGCTTGCGCGTGGTCCGCGCGCTGGTTCGCGCACGCCGCGCGCACGCCCGCGACGCGTATATCGTGCAGGCGGCGTGA